One stretch of Streptomyces peucetius DNA includes these proteins:
- a CDS encoding PP2C family protein-serine/threonine phosphatase has product MPSHVFADRTAEPPERGTVDALITRTRRLRGDVDAVRPDGASTEDDPQGRWQRALCDLALHHLDDLGAHLGQLKEGLPQQAADELARELAEYEADGAVGTGSLLSRVGSAEWNLLTDEVSWSDELYRILGRDPCCGPMSLDELPSVVFAEDQPLLTAMVTDCLVDGRPIDGEFRLVLPDGRVRTVHMMGEPVLDGDGCTASMWAVLRDVSELRRSQRAVRETHDWLQRQQHMEQTERRLAAEMHEAVLPRRSTFPAGGRASLDVAAHCVPSPSGALVGGDWYDTLQLPGGETVLSVGELTGHGVSAASSMAMLLGGLRGMAVAGIRPGPLMTHLNQLLDTSAQPALGSAVCCAYTPRTRTLSWAQAGHPAPLLFRNGTGRALVAPDGVLLGATGGAVYEQAEVALQPGDLLVLHTGGLTRTSAASEPDADRLTALAARFARAVDAQECVRAIVEEFGEQEHEGDACVIVARVIA; this is encoded by the coding sequence ATGCCGTCCCATGTGTTCGCGGACCGTACCGCTGAGCCGCCCGAGCGCGGAACCGTCGATGCGCTGATCACCCGGACGCGAAGACTTCGCGGAGACGTCGACGCGGTGCGCCCCGACGGCGCGTCGACGGAGGACGATCCGCAGGGCCGCTGGCAGCGCGCCCTCTGTGACCTGGCGCTCCACCATCTCGACGACTTGGGCGCGCACTTGGGACAGCTCAAGGAAGGGCTCCCGCAGCAGGCCGCCGACGAACTCGCCCGTGAACTCGCCGAGTACGAGGCGGACGGCGCGGTCGGCACCGGCTCGCTGCTCAGCCGGGTCGGCAGCGCCGAGTGGAACCTCCTCACCGACGAGGTGAGCTGGTCCGACGAGCTGTACCGGATCCTGGGACGCGATCCCTGCTGCGGCCCGATGTCGCTGGACGAGCTGCCGTCCGTCGTGTTCGCCGAGGACCAGCCGCTGCTGACCGCGATGGTGACCGACTGTCTCGTCGACGGCCGGCCCATCGACGGCGAGTTCCGTCTCGTCCTGCCCGACGGCCGGGTGCGCACCGTGCACATGATGGGCGAGCCCGTGCTCGACGGCGACGGGTGCACCGCGTCGATGTGGGCCGTCCTGCGGGACGTCAGCGAACTGCGCCGCAGCCAGCGGGCCGTCCGGGAGACCCACGACTGGCTGCAGCGGCAACAGCACATGGAGCAGACGGAGCGCCGGCTCGCGGCCGAGATGCATGAGGCCGTGCTGCCCCGGCGCAGCACTTTCCCCGCCGGCGGCAGGGCGTCGCTGGATGTCGCGGCGCACTGCGTCCCGTCCCCGAGCGGTGCGCTCGTCGGCGGCGACTGGTACGACACGCTGCAACTGCCCGGCGGGGAAACGGTCCTGAGCGTCGGCGAACTGACAGGGCATGGAGTGAGCGCCGCCTCCTCCATGGCGATGCTGCTGGGAGGGCTGCGGGGCATGGCGGTGGCCGGTATCCGGCCGGGACCGCTGATGACGCACCTCAACCAACTCCTGGACACCTCCGCGCAGCCCGCTCTCGGCAGCGCGGTGTGCTGTGCTTACACCCCGCGCACCAGGACCCTCTCGTGGGCGCAGGCCGGCCACCCCGCCCCCCTGCTGTTCCGCAACGGGACGGGGCGGGCCCTCGTGGCGCCGGACGGTGTCCTGCTCGGTGCCACCGGCGGTGCGGTGTACGAGCAGGCCGAAGTCGCCCTCCAGCCGGGCGATCTGCTGGTGCTGCACACCGGCGGCCTGACGCGCACGAGTGCCGCCTCGGAGCCCGATGCGGACCGGCTGACGGCGTTGGCAGCGCGGTTCGCCCGGGCCGTGGATGCTCAGGAGTGCGTCCGTGCGATCGTCGAGGAGTTCGGTGAGCAGGAGCATGAGGGCGACGCCTGTGTGATCGTGGCAAGGGTCATCGCATGA
- a CDS encoding aminoglycoside phosphotransferase family protein, with protein sequence MYTASSSVSAPPRLQQRSVFTAGTAPYSEPAAGRVPRQAGTAGRPLSGRIDLSGPQGAQLRKAVASVHRICPEFNPVQVLRRSGRSVLIVGTTGRTTAVAKCLLDHSPAWAERLRHEIASYRAFVRHRPPVRVPRLIAADPENCTLVIERMPGRPAALTRHPVEAPPRADVRAVLGAVARLNSWRPPAGMFDAPLDYGSRISRYHELGLFTDRDLGDLQKLLHGLAQAGGRQGMGQFCHGDALLSNILLAPTGPVLVDWEHAGWYLPGYDLATLWSVLGDAPAARRQISQLAQQSGTAARDAFLVNLMLVLTREIRTYETAVQRTMREAPPVPAGQAQPGPSAGEEQRLLLRRLHDDCAMARRAVRAAVGTR encoded by the coding sequence ATGTACACAGCATCGTCCTCCGTGTCCGCCCCGCCCCGGCTCCAGCAGCGCAGCGTGTTCACGGCCGGTACCGCACCGTATTCCGAGCCCGCCGCCGGCCGAGTCCCCAGGCAGGCCGGAACCGCCGGCCGACCCCTCAGCGGGAGGATCGACCTGTCCGGCCCTCAGGGAGCGCAGCTGCGCAAGGCCGTCGCGTCGGTGCACCGGATCTGTCCGGAGTTCAACCCGGTGCAGGTACTGCGCCGCAGCGGACGATCCGTACTGATCGTCGGAACGACGGGGCGTACCACGGCGGTCGCCAAGTGCTTACTGGACCACTCGCCGGCCTGGGCCGAGCGACTCCGGCACGAAATAGCTTCGTACCGCGCCTTCGTGCGGCACCGCCCACCGGTGCGGGTCCCGCGGCTGATCGCCGCCGACCCGGAGAACTGCACCCTGGTGATCGAGCGGATGCCGGGGCGGCCGGCGGCGCTGACCCGTCATCCGGTGGAGGCCCCGCCGCGTGCGGACGTGCGTGCCGTGCTGGGCGCGGTCGCGCGGCTGAACAGCTGGCGCCCACCGGCGGGGATGTTCGACGCGCCGCTGGACTACGGGTCACGCATCTCGCGCTACCACGAACTGGGGCTGTTCACCGACCGGGACCTGGGTGACCTGCAGAAGCTGCTGCACGGTCTGGCCCAGGCCGGGGGCAGGCAGGGGATGGGGCAGTTCTGTCACGGGGACGCGCTGCTCTCCAACATCCTCCTGGCGCCGACGGGTCCGGTGCTGGTCGACTGGGAGCACGCCGGCTGGTACCTGCCCGGCTACGACCTGGCGACGCTGTGGTCGGTACTGGGCGATGCCCCCGCGGCACGCCGTCAGATCAGTCAGCTCGCCCAGCAGTCGGGCACCGCGGCCCGGGACGCCTTCCTGGTGAACCTGATGCTGGTCCTGACCCGGGAGATCCGTACCTACGAGACGGCGGTGCAGCGCACCATGCGCGAGGCGCCGCCGGTCCCGGCCGGCCAGGCACAGCCCGGTCCGTCGGCCGGTGAGGAACAGCGGTTGCTGCTGAGGCGGCTGCACGACGACTGCGCGATGGCCCGCAGGGCCGTGCGTGCGGCGGTCGGCACTCGCTGA
- a CDS encoding N-acetylmuramoyl-L-alanine amidase — MQGSTAPRPGGARRRRALTAGGAVACAALLLPLVSAGPSATAERAPAGSLQGAFAAAADEYGVPESVLLGVSYLQSRWDGHGGAASVTGGYGPMHLTDARTALAEAPHHSHGSEDARGDDTRAARPVAEAALPDPGELPPRLRTLERAAEVSGIGAEQLRDSAAANVRGGAALLAAAQRELGRPAGQDPADWYGAVARYSGADDVATATAYADDVFDVIRTGQSRTTDSGQRVALEPQPEVAPERAQVRELGLRTADAGRTECPPTVACEWIPAPYEEFGAGDYGNHDQGNRPASQSVDYIIVHDTEASWDTTLKLVQNPQYVSWQYSLRSSDGHIAQHVPLEDVAWHAGNWFVNAKSVGLEHEGFLVAPDAWYTEAMYRTSARLVRYLAKRYDIPLDRQHILGHDNVPGTTTATIRGMHTDPGPYWDWAHYFKLLGKPFTPQAGPRSAVVTIRPEYTEHRPLYTGCVKAGEACAPHGSGAVRLHTGPSESAPLVKDIGLRPGGQDSTTAVNDTGARASTGQQYAVAERRGEWTAIWYLGQKAWFHNPGDRPTAVGAREAVLTPRDGLAEVPVYGRAYPEASAYPAGVPVQAVSPLPYKLLAGQKYVVGDRVPGEYLYATTFDTAGHRVVRGKETYYEIQFGHRVAFVKEADVRVLR; from the coding sequence TTGCAAGGATCGACTGCCCCACGGCCAGGCGGCGCCCGCCGCCGTCGCGCCTTGACCGCTGGGGGCGCGGTGGCGTGCGCCGCTCTGCTGCTGCCGCTGGTGTCGGCAGGTCCGTCGGCGACCGCAGAACGGGCCCCGGCCGGTTCGCTGCAGGGGGCCTTCGCCGCCGCGGCCGACGAGTACGGCGTGCCGGAGAGTGTGCTGCTCGGCGTCTCCTATCTGCAGTCCCGCTGGGACGGGCACGGCGGCGCGGCGAGCGTCACGGGCGGCTACGGCCCGATGCATCTGACGGACGCGAGGACGGCGCTGGCCGAGGCGCCGCACCATTCGCACGGCAGTGAGGACGCCCGCGGGGACGACACGCGTGCGGCCCGCCCGGTCGCCGAGGCGGCGCTGCCCGACCCCGGCGAACTGCCGCCGCGACTGCGGACGCTGGAACGCGCGGCAGAGGTGTCGGGCATCGGCGCCGAGCAGCTGCGGGACAGTGCGGCGGCCAACGTCCGAGGCGGTGCCGCGCTGCTCGCCGCGGCACAGCGCGAGCTGGGCAGGCCGGCCGGCCAGGACCCGGCGGACTGGTACGGGGCCGTGGCCAGGTATTCCGGCGCGGACGACGTGGCGACGGCGACGGCGTACGCGGACGACGTCTTCGACGTGATCCGCACCGGCCAGTCCCGGACCACGGACAGCGGTCAGCGGGTGGCGCTCGAGCCGCAGCCGGAGGTGGCGCCCGAGCGGGCGCAGGTGCGGGAGCTGGGGCTGCGCACGGCCGACGCGGGCAGGACCGAGTGTCCGCCGACGGTGGCGTGCGAGTGGATCCCGGCGCCGTACGAGGAGTTCGGCGCGGGCGACTACGGCAACCACGACCAGGGGAACCGGCCCGCGTCCCAGTCGGTCGACTACATCATCGTCCATGACACGGAAGCCTCCTGGGACACCACCCTGAAGCTGGTGCAGAACCCGCAGTACGTGTCGTGGCAGTACTCGCTGCGCTCGTCGGACGGGCACATCGCGCAGCACGTCCCGCTCGAGGACGTCGCCTGGCACGCCGGCAACTGGTTCGTGAACGCCAAGTCGGTGGGCCTCGAGCACGAGGGTTTCCTGGTCGCTCCGGACGCCTGGTACACCGAGGCGATGTACCGCACTTCGGCGCGGCTGGTGAGGTACCTGGCCAAGCGGTACGACATCCCGCTGGACCGGCAGCACATCCTGGGCCACGACAACGTGCCCGGTACGACGACGGCGACGATCCGCGGCATGCACACCGACCCGGGGCCGTACTGGGACTGGGCGCACTACTTCAAGCTGCTGGGCAAGCCGTTCACGCCCCAGGCGGGGCCGCGCAGTGCGGTGGTCACCATCCGTCCCGAGTACACGGAGCACCGGCCGCTCTACACCGGCTGCGTCAAGGCCGGGGAAGCGTGCGCGCCCCACGGTTCGGGTGCGGTGCGGCTGCACACCGGGCCGAGCGAGAGTGCTCCGCTCGTCAAGGACATCGGCCTGCGCCCGGGTGGGCAGGACTCGACGACCGCGGTGAACGACACGGGGGCGCGCGCGTCGACCGGCCAGCAGTACGCGGTGGCGGAGCGCCGGGGCGAGTGGACGGCGATCTGGTACCTGGGGCAGAAGGCCTGGTTCCACAATCCGGGCGACCGCCCGACTGCGGTCGGCGCGCGGGAGGCGGTGCTGACGCCGAGGGACGGTCTCGCGGAGGTGCCGGTGTACGGGAGGGCGTACCCGGAGGCGTCGGCGTATCCGGCGGGCGTTCCGGTGCAGGCTGTCTCGCCGCTGCCGTACAAGCTGCTCGCCGGGCAGAAGTACGTGGTCGGTGACCGGGTGCCGGGCGAGTATCTGTACGCGACCACGTTCGACACGGCGGGCCACCGGGTGGTGCGGGGCAAGGAGACGTACTACGAGATCCAGTTCGGGCACCGGGTGGCCTTCGTGAAGGAGGCCGATGTGCGGGTGCTCCGGTAG
- a CDS encoding terpene synthase family protein: MAQPFVLPDFYVPYPARLNPHVEEARRHSKKWARRMEMLEGSGIWKESDLDAHDYALLCAYTHPDCDAEALGLVTDWYVWVFFFDDHFLEVFKRSQDLAGGKAYLDRLPAFMPMDLSQGTPEPTNPVEAGLADLWRRTVPSMSPAWRARFAEATEHLLNESMWELANIDAGRIANPVEYIEMRRKVGGAPWSAGLVEYAAQAEVPESVAGSRPLRVLRDSFSDAVHLRNDLFSYQREVEDEGENSNGVLVLERFLGCTTQEAAEAVNDLLTSRVQQFENTALTEVPALCVQKGLSPADCAAIAAYTKGLQDWQSGGHEWHMRSSRYMNDGVATERSSFEGVLGTSALDIRTLFGRPAAARLRTLTHRPQRVGPSWLPEFDLPFPLTLSPHLEHARAASIAWAGRMGLLADIWDEAKLTGFDLALCSAGLDPDATPEELELSAEWLTWGTYGDDYYPVVFGRSRDVEGARLSNERLKDCMPVDEPEAGAGVAVTPMERSLADLWARTAGPMSPGARQSLRNAVDVMLDSWLWELHNQAQHRVPDPVDYIEMRRFTFGSDMTMSLCRLRHEGELPPDLYASGPVRGLENSAMDYACLLNDLFSYQKEIEYEGEVHNAVLVVQTFFDCDHRTAAAMTDALLRSRLEQFLHTKEHELPLVCEEFGLDEKGRAALDSYVKELEDWLAGILNWHRKVRRYKEEDLRGGASPWRLGAPTGLGTSAVRLSLPAQRSAVRV, translated from the coding sequence ATGGCACAGCCCTTCGTACTGCCGGACTTCTATGTTCCGTATCCGGCCCGCCTCAATCCGCATGTCGAGGAGGCCCGGCGGCACTCCAAGAAGTGGGCGCGCCGGATGGAGATGCTGGAGGGGTCCGGCATCTGGAAGGAGAGCGACCTCGACGCACACGACTACGCCCTGCTGTGTGCCTACACCCACCCGGACTGCGACGCCGAGGCCCTCGGCCTCGTCACCGACTGGTATGTGTGGGTCTTCTTCTTCGACGACCACTTTCTCGAGGTCTTCAAGCGCAGTCAGGACCTGGCGGGCGGCAAGGCGTATCTGGACCGGCTGCCGGCTTTCATGCCGATGGACCTGTCGCAGGGCACTCCGGAGCCGACGAACCCGGTGGAGGCCGGGCTCGCCGACCTGTGGCGGCGTACGGTGCCGAGCATGTCCCCGGCGTGGCGGGCCCGGTTCGCGGAGGCCACCGAGCATCTGCTCAACGAGTCGATGTGGGAGCTCGCCAACATCGACGCCGGCCGGATCGCCAATCCCGTGGAGTACATCGAGATGCGCCGGAAGGTCGGCGGCGCCCCCTGGTCCGCCGGCCTGGTGGAGTACGCGGCGCAGGCCGAGGTGCCGGAGTCGGTCGCCGGCTCCCGTCCGCTGCGAGTGCTGCGTGACTCCTTCTCCGACGCGGTGCATCTGCGCAACGACCTCTTCTCGTACCAGCGCGAGGTCGAGGACGAGGGCGAGAACAGCAACGGCGTGCTGGTGCTGGAGCGGTTCCTCGGCTGTACGACGCAGGAGGCGGCGGAGGCGGTGAACGATCTGCTCACCTCACGGGTCCAGCAGTTCGAGAACACCGCGCTCACCGAAGTGCCCGCGCTGTGCGTCCAGAAGGGTCTCTCGCCGGCGGACTGCGCGGCGATCGCCGCGTACACGAAGGGACTGCAGGACTGGCAGTCCGGCGGCCACGAGTGGCACATGCGCTCCAGCCGTTACATGAACGACGGTGTGGCCACGGAGCGTTCGTCGTTCGAGGGGGTGCTGGGCACCTCCGCGCTGGACATCCGGACGCTGTTCGGCCGTCCCGCCGCGGCCCGGCTGCGGACACTGACCCACCGGCCGCAGCGGGTGGGGCCTTCGTGGCTGCCCGAGTTCGACCTGCCGTTCCCGTTGACGCTCAGCCCTCATCTGGAGCATGCCCGCGCCGCGTCCATCGCCTGGGCCGGCCGGATGGGTCTGCTGGCCGACATCTGGGACGAGGCGAAGCTGACCGGCTTCGACCTGGCCCTGTGCTCCGCGGGGCTCGACCCGGACGCCACGCCGGAAGAGCTGGAGCTCAGCGCCGAGTGGCTGACCTGGGGGACGTACGGCGACGACTACTACCCGGTGGTCTTCGGACGGTCCCGCGACGTCGAGGGAGCCAGGCTCAGCAACGAACGGCTCAAGGACTGCATGCCCGTGGACGAGCCCGAGGCCGGCGCCGGGGTCGCGGTCACCCCCATGGAGCGCAGCCTGGCGGATCTGTGGGCGCGTACCGCCGGGCCGATGTCCCCGGGTGCCCGGCAGTCGCTGCGGAACGCGGTCGACGTGATGCTGGACAGCTGGCTGTGGGAGCTGCACAACCAGGCCCAGCACCGGGTCCCCGACCCGGTCGACTACATCGAGATGCGACGGTTCACCTTCGGCTCCGACATGACCATGAGTCTGTGCCGGCTGCGGCACGAGGGCGAACTGCCGCCCGACCTGTACGCGAGCGGGCCCGTGCGGGGCCTGGAGAACTCGGCGATGGACTACGCCTGCCTGCTCAACGACCTCTTCTCGTACCAGAAGGAGATCGAGTACGAGGGGGAGGTCCACAACGCGGTGCTGGTGGTGCAGACGTTCTTCGACTGCGACCACCGGACGGCCGCCGCGATGACCGACGCTCTCCTGCGGTCCCGGCTGGAGCAGTTCCTGCACACGAAGGAGCACGAGCTTCCCTTGGTGTGCGAGGAGTTCGGTCTGGACGAGAAGGGGAGGGCGGCCCTCGACTCGTATGTGAAGGAGCTCGAGGACTGGCTGGCGGGCATCCTCAACTGGCACCGGAAGGTGCGGCGTTACAAGGAGGAGGATCTGCGGGGCGGCGCGTCCCCGTGGCGGCTGGGCGCGCCCACGGGGCTCGGTACGTCGGCGGTCCGGCTGTCGCTGCCGGCCCAGCGGTCGGCGGTCAGGGTGTAG
- a CDS encoding DUF397 domain-containing protein, which produces MFSGWEKPDLDLSNADWRSGTQGTGDVQIAFVEGFIAMRNGGRPENPSLIFTPAEWRAFVLNARDGEFDLT; this is translated from the coding sequence ATGTTTTCCGGGTGGGAGAAGCCGGACCTCGACCTGAGCAACGCGGACTGGCGTTCCGGCACTCAGGGCACCGGGGACGTGCAGATCGCGTTCGTCGAGGGATTCATCGCGATGCGCAACGGCGGCCGTCCGGAGAACCCGTCGCTGATCTTCACCCCGGCGGAGTGGCGTGCCTTCGTGCTGAACGCACGGGACGGCGAGTTCGACCTCACCTGA
- a CDS encoding thiolase domain-containing protein has translation MPAEPVAVVGIGQTKHVAARRDVSLAGLVREAARRALDDAHLDWADIDAVVIGKAPDFFEGVMMPELYLADALGAVGKPMLRVHTAGSVGGSTALVAANLVAARVHTTVLTLAFEKQSESNAMWGLSLPVPFQQPLLAGAGGFFAPHVRAYMRRTGAPDTVGSLVAYKDRRNALKNPYAHLHEHGITLEKVQASPMLWDPIRYSETCPSSDGACAMVLTGRAGAARSPRRPAWVHGGAMRSEPTMFAGKDFVSPQAGKDCAADVYRQAGITDPRREIDAVEMYVPFSWYEPMWLENLGFAAEGEGWKLTESGATGLDGDLPVNPSGGVLSTNPIGASGMIRFAEAALQVRGQAGEHQVDGARRALGHAYGGGAQFFAMWVVGREPPAV, from the coding sequence ATGCCCGCTGAGCCCGTCGCCGTCGTCGGCATCGGCCAGACGAAACATGTCGCCGCCCGCCGCGACGTCTCCCTCGCCGGACTGGTCCGCGAGGCCGCCCGGCGGGCCCTCGACGACGCGCACCTGGACTGGGCCGACATCGACGCCGTCGTCATCGGCAAGGCGCCCGACTTCTTCGAGGGCGTGATGATGCCGGAGCTGTATCTGGCCGACGCGCTCGGAGCGGTCGGCAAACCGATGCTCCGCGTCCACACGGCCGGCTCCGTCGGCGGTTCCACCGCCCTCGTCGCCGCCAACCTGGTGGCGGCGCGGGTGCACACGACGGTGCTCACCCTGGCCTTCGAGAAGCAGTCCGAGTCCAACGCCATGTGGGGCCTGTCCCTGCCGGTCCCCTTCCAGCAGCCGCTGCTCGCCGGCGCGGGCGGCTTCTTCGCCCCGCACGTACGCGCCTACATGCGCCGCACCGGCGCACCCGACACGGTCGGCTCCCTGGTCGCGTACAAGGACCGGCGCAACGCGCTGAAGAACCCGTACGCGCACCTCCACGAGCACGGCATCACCCTCGAGAAGGTCCAGGCGTCACCGATGCTCTGGGACCCGATCCGCTACTCCGAGACCTGCCCCTCCTCCGACGGGGCGTGCGCGATGGTCCTCACCGGCCGGGCGGGCGCCGCCCGTTCGCCCCGGCGGCCCGCATGGGTGCACGGCGGGGCGATGCGCAGTGAGCCGACCATGTTCGCAGGCAAGGACTTCGTGTCGCCGCAGGCCGGCAAGGACTGCGCCGCCGACGTCTACCGGCAGGCCGGCATCACGGACCCGCGCCGCGAGATCGACGCGGTGGAGATGTACGTGCCGTTCTCCTGGTACGAGCCGATGTGGCTGGAGAACCTGGGCTTCGCCGCCGAGGGCGAGGGCTGGAAGCTCACCGAGTCCGGCGCGACCGGACTCGACGGCGACCTGCCCGTCAACCCCTCCGGCGGGGTGCTGTCGACCAACCCCATCGGGGCCTCCGGCATGATCCGCTTCGCGGAGGCCGCGCTCCAGGTGCGCGGGCAGGCGGGCGAGCACCAGGTGGACGGGGCACGCAGGGCGCTCGGCCACGCCTACGGCGGCGGGGCCCAGTTCTTCGCCATGTGGGTGGTCGGCCGCGAACCGCCCGCCGTGTGA
- a CDS encoding thiolase domain-containing protein, whose translation MAVVAFAQTRHRRRTDDSSEVEMLMPVLHRVLGATGLRTGDIGFTCSGSSDYLAGRAFSFTMALDGVGAWPPISESHVEMDGAWALYEAWVKLLTGQADTALVYAYGKTSPGEVRDVLTRQLDPYYAAPLWPDPVALAALQAQALIDAGETGEPELAAVAARSRGDASANPHAQLQGEIPRGEYLVRPLRVSDCPPVGDGAAAVILAAGDRARELCGRPAWIRGMDHRIEAHSLGVRDLTRSPSTRLAAERAGAFERPVDTAELHAPFTSQEIVLRRSLDLDDRVRVNPSGGALAANPVMAAGLIRIGEAAARIHRGESDRALAHATSGPCLQQNLVAVLEGEAHAR comes from the coding sequence ATCGCCGTCGTCGCCTTCGCCCAGACCCGCCACCGGCGCCGCACGGACGACTCGTCCGAGGTCGAGATGCTGATGCCGGTGCTGCACCGGGTGCTCGGGGCGACCGGCCTGCGGACCGGTGACATCGGCTTCACCTGCTCCGGGTCCAGCGACTATCTCGCGGGCCGGGCGTTCTCGTTCACGATGGCGCTCGACGGGGTCGGCGCGTGGCCCCCGATCAGCGAGTCCCACGTCGAGATGGACGGCGCCTGGGCACTGTACGAGGCGTGGGTGAAGCTGCTGACCGGCCAGGCCGACACAGCGCTCGTCTACGCGTACGGCAAGACGTCGCCCGGTGAGGTCCGCGACGTGCTCACCCGGCAGCTCGACCCCTACTACGCGGCCCCGCTCTGGCCCGACCCGGTCGCCCTCGCCGCCCTGCAGGCGCAGGCGCTGATCGACGCGGGCGAGACCGGTGAACCGGAGCTCGCCGCCGTCGCGGCCCGCAGCCGCGGTGACGCCTCGGCCAACCCGCACGCTCAGCTTCAGGGAGAGATCCCGCGCGGCGAGTACCTCGTCCGGCCGCTGAGAGTCTCCGACTGCCCGCCCGTCGGCGACGGCGCGGCCGCCGTGATCCTGGCCGCCGGCGACCGGGCCCGCGAGCTGTGCGGGCGGCCCGCCTGGATCCGCGGCATGGACCACCGCATCGAGGCGCACAGCCTCGGCGTACGGGACCTCACCCGCTCGCCCTCCACACGGCTCGCGGCCGAGCGGGCCGGAGCCTTCGAGCGTCCCGTCGACACGGCGGAGCTGCACGCCCCCTTCACCTCGCAGGAGATCGTCCTACGCCGCAGTCTCGACCTCGACGACAGGGTGAGGGTCAACCCGTCCGGCGGAGCGCTCGCCGCCAACCCGGTCATGGCCGCCGGACTGATCAGGATCGGAGAGGCCGCGGCCCGGATCCACCGCGGCGAGTCGGACCGTGCGCTCGCCCACGCCACCTCCGGGCCCTGCCTCCAGCAGAACCTGGTCGCCGTCCTCGAAGGAGAGGCCCATGCCCGCTGA
- a CDS encoding Zn-ribbon domain-containing OB-fold protein → MPDVLRAPLVVEFPFTRSLGPVQSAFLTGLRERTVLGVRTGDGTVLVPPVEYDPVTAEEIRDLVEVHATGTVTTWAWNPHPRRQQPLATPFAWVLVRLDGADTALLHVLDAPGPEAVHTGMRVRVRWAAERSGAITDIACFEPYGSEPDAAPRAHSGTFPESAAGPVTGIVAPARLDYTYTPGRAQSDHLAALTEHRIVGERCPSCRKVYVPPRGACPTCGVATGEQVEVGPRGTVTTFCVVNIKAKNLDIEVPYVYAHIALDGAGLALHGRIGGILYDRVRMGLRVEPVWREGARHPDHYRPTGEPDADYDTYRELL, encoded by the coding sequence ATGCCCGATGTGCTGCGCGCCCCGCTGGTCGTCGAGTTCCCCTTCACCCGCTCCCTCGGGCCCGTGCAGAGCGCCTTCCTGACCGGCCTGCGCGAGCGCACCGTGCTCGGCGTGCGCACCGGCGACGGCACGGTGCTCGTCCCGCCCGTCGAGTACGACCCCGTCACCGCCGAGGAGATCCGCGACCTCGTGGAGGTGCACGCCACCGGCACCGTCACCACCTGGGCGTGGAACCCGCACCCGCGCCGGCAGCAGCCGCTCGCCACCCCGTTCGCCTGGGTGCTCGTACGCCTGGACGGCGCGGACACCGCCCTCCTGCACGTCCTCGACGCCCCCGGCCCCGAGGCCGTGCACACCGGGATGCGGGTTCGGGTGCGCTGGGCGGCCGAGCGCAGCGGCGCGATCACGGACATCGCCTGCTTCGAACCGTACGGGAGCGAGCCCGACGCGGCGCCGCGTGCCCACAGCGGCACCTTCCCCGAATCCGCCGCCGGGCCCGTGACGGGCATCGTCGCCCCCGCCAGGCTCGACTACACCTACACGCCCGGCCGCGCCCAGAGCGACCACCTCGCCGCCCTCACCGAGCACCGGATCGTCGGCGAACGCTGTCCGTCCTGCCGCAAGGTCTACGTCCCGCCCCGCGGCGCCTGCCCCACCTGCGGCGTCGCCACGGGGGAGCAGGTCGAGGTCGGCCCGCGCGGCACGGTCACCACCTTCTGCGTCGTCAACATCAAGGCGAAGAATCTCGACATCGAGGTGCCCTACGTCTACGCCCACATCGCCCTGGACGGCGCCGGCCTCGCCCTCCACGGACGCATCGGCGGCATCCTGTACGACCGGGTCCGCATGGGCCTGCGCGTCGAGCCGGTGTGGCGGGAGGGGGCCCGGCACCCCGACCACTACCGGCCCACCGGCGAACCGGACGCCGACTACGACACCTACAGGGAGCTGCTGTGA